In Candidatus Aramenus sp. CH1, the following proteins share a genomic window:
- a CDS encoding transposase yields the protein MVLSQVGAIVNEYGIIAFLVVEYNTSRLYAFHNVKVGRNPRSVVNCPFGRKLHSDVNSALNIVKLGVKKIVNALALSFLFTSRSISLKGE from the coding sequence TTGGTCTTATCGCAAGTTGGCGCTATAGTGAATGAGTACGGCATAATCGCGTTTCTAGTTGTTGAGTACAATACTTCGCGGCTCTACGCCTTCCATAACGTTAAGGTTGGCAGAAATCCCAGGAGTGTCGTTAACTGTCCTTTTGGCCGTAAACTTCACAGCGACGTCAACAGTGCGTTAAACATTGTGAAACTAGGAGTGAAGAAGATTGTCAACGCTTTGGCTCTTTCCTTTCTCTTCACATCACGGAGTATCTCCCTTAAAGGGGAGTAA
- a CDS encoding transposase: MKNSLVVHGERDSVERPKGEKIASIDLGVNALATVVVENVLFSFTAVQQ, encoded by the coding sequence ATGAAGAACTCTCTCGTCGTCCACGGCGAAAGAGATTCAGTTGAGAGACCTAAAGGTGAGAAGATTGCGTCAATTGACCTTGGCGTAAACGCGTTGGCTACTGTCGTTGTTGAGAACGTACTGTTCTCTTTTACCGCGGTTCAGCAGTGA
- a CDS encoding DEAD/DEAH box helicase produces the protein MNEFQQKFLEAYNSNPMKNYLLSAPTGSGKTYLAKYVLENRERIAVYVSPLKALAKEVYEEVKEKRKAKYVDSEVYEDDLGKFNADILLSTYEKFDSAIRHQYKWLNEVSVVLIDEVHNVEGERGMAIENIVLWAKNNDVPLISLSATLPNLEEYRKWLNAEVISQDKRAVPLHECVAYPFVLRCYDNDFNLPLNSFAHVRNAKLQVLLSVMEYIKNLGKNALIFARSRKSTEALRDTLLKFGFKVERYHSGVPPEEKRRIIDALKNGDVNFLVTTTALGQGVNLPVFATVFYDIYLPSTGEKGEFKGWRELDLMEFKQIAGRAGRPKYDKEGMAIIVASSIREAEELRGKFFSNSYQTKLTSYKVENLSIGMISWAEGIGEKEFSDLIKGSLKFKGIRKEEVAQVLERLTNLNLVKRHSGLYLTSLGRAVSWSYIDVDSLASFPISQESFDVLDAVVNSSAVMQNLRGCKEGKELLKRWIQGEPISDLCRELSAKDINEVIDNARWISFALYRVLKALGKDYEKAYKVYVQMKYGVPMEVVKLAQLGLDRETALKLKDVAKDDLDLCVKAGLPQIKQVLKERGYTAEGLCRKYYSTYPEVFDMMRALEKFYGKEFEFKELANRYGKDVFYKLAGKGYIAKAGSGKYVVNLP, from the coding sequence TTGAACGAGTTCCAGCAGAAGTTCTTGGAGGCTTATAACTCAAACCCCATGAAGAACTACCTGCTTTCGGCGCCTACGGGCTCCGGCAAGACCTATCTCGCCAAGTACGTCCTAGAGAATAGGGAGAGGATAGCGGTATACGTTTCCCCATTGAAGGCACTAGCCAAGGAGGTGTACGAGGAAGTAAAGGAAAAGAGGAAGGCAAAGTACGTGGACTCGGAAGTCTACGAGGACGACCTGGGCAAGTTCAACGCAGACATCCTCCTCTCTACTTACGAGAAGTTTGACAGCGCCATTAGGCACCAGTACAAGTGGCTGAATGAAGTCAGCGTAGTGCTCATAGACGAAGTCCACAACGTGGAAGGCGAGAGGGGCATGGCTATAGAGAACATAGTCCTCTGGGCCAAGAACAACGACGTCCCCTTGATCTCCCTAAGCGCGACCTTGCCCAACCTCGAGGAGTATAGGAAGTGGTTAAACGCCGAAGTCATCTCCCAGGATAAGAGAGCTGTCCCTCTCCACGAGTGCGTGGCCTACCCGTTTGTGTTGAGGTGCTACGATAACGACTTCAACCTACCGCTAAACTCTTTCGCTCACGTCAGGAACGCAAAGCTACAAGTTCTCCTCTCGGTAATGGAGTACATCAAGAACTTGGGTAAAAACGCCCTCATATTCGCTAGGAGCAGGAAGTCCACAGAGGCATTGAGGGACACCTTGCTCAAGTTCGGCTTCAAGGTCGAGAGGTATCACAGTGGAGTACCTCCAGAGGAGAAGAGGAGGATCATAGACGCCTTAAAGAACGGGGACGTCAACTTCTTGGTTACTACGACAGCGTTGGGCCAAGGTGTGAACTTGCCGGTGTTCGCCACGGTCTTTTACGACATCTACTTGCCCAGCACCGGCGAGAAGGGGGAGTTCAAGGGCTGGAGGGAGCTAGACCTAATGGAGTTCAAGCAGATAGCAGGCAGGGCAGGGAGGCCAAAATACGATAAGGAGGGTATGGCCATAATCGTAGCCAGTTCCATTAGGGAGGCTGAGGAGCTGAGGGGGAAGTTCTTCTCCAACTCCTACCAGACCAAGTTGACATCCTACAAGGTGGAGAACTTGTCCATAGGCATGATCTCCTGGGCAGAGGGGATAGGAGAGAAGGAGTTCTCAGACTTGATTAAGGGTTCTTTGAAGTTCAAGGGAATAAGGAAAGAGGAAGTGGCACAAGTTCTGGAAAGGCTAACTAACCTAAACTTAGTGAAGAGGCACAGCGGGCTATACTTGACCTCCCTCGGAAGGGCGGTGTCGTGGAGCTACATAGACGTCGACTCCCTAGCCTCTTTCCCGATCTCCCAGGAGTCCTTCGACGTGCTTGACGCAGTGGTAAACTCCAGCGCAGTGATGCAGAACTTGAGGGGGTGCAAGGAGGGGAAGGAGCTGCTGAAGAGATGGATCCAGGGGGAGCCCATATCTGACCTCTGCAGGGAGCTCTCCGCTAAGGACATTAACGAGGTAATAGACAACGCCAGGTGGATTTCCTTCGCCCTTTACAGGGTATTGAAGGCCTTGGGCAAGGACTACGAGAAGGCCTACAAGGTCTACGTGCAGATGAAGTACGGTGTGCCCATGGAAGTGGTTAAGCTGGCCCAGTTGGGGCTGGACAGGGAGACCGCCTTGAAGTTAAAGGACGTTGCAAAGGACGATCTAGACCTTTGCGTCAAGGCAGGACTGCCACAGATAAAGCAAGTACTGAAGGAGAGGGGCTACACTGCAGAGGGACTGTGCAGGAAGTACTACTCCACCTATCCTGAAGTGTTCGACATGATGAGGGCTCTCGAAAAGTTTTACGGGAAGGAATTCGAGTTCAAGGAGCTCGCGAACAGGTACGGGAAGGACGTTTTCTATAAGCTCGCCGGAAAGGGCTACATAGCCAAAGCAGGCAGTGGGAAATACGTGGTCAACCTCCCCTAG
- a CDS encoding DsrE family protein — MKIVVQVSDYNSLTKAIRSVNNLRNEMPEAQIEVVFHQDAIKGLTKDSEYKDAIRELLSKGIEVMACRNSINAFSLKEEDLQGNVKVVKSGVAEIVRKQAEGWIYLRL, encoded by the coding sequence ATGAAGATAGTAGTTCAAGTTTCAGATTACAACTCGTTAACCAAGGCAATTAGGTCAGTCAATAACTTGAGGAATGAGATGCCAGAAGCCCAAATTGAGGTGGTTTTTCACCAGGACGCAATAAAGGGCTTGACAAAGGACAGCGAGTACAAGGACGCGATACGAGAGCTCCTCAGCAAGGGAATAGAGGTAATGGCGTGCAGGAACAGCATAAACGCCTTTAGTCTAAAGGAGGAGGACCTACAGGGAAACGTCAAGGTGGTGAAGTCTGGAGTAGCTGAGATAGTGAGGAAGCAAGCCGAGGGATGGATCTACCTAAGGTTATAA
- a CDS encoding ATP-binding cassette domain-containing protein, producing the protein MLEYSCVTTDRLRCFSLKLSKGARVGVLGQRDSGKEDAINVALRLKKAVSGDVLLDGQSVLSLSEVEMNEVRWARISAVFYDPYAPFNPIYDVASHFAEIVVSHGLGDYHVAVELAKEFLRLLGGKEELLYKYPLDLTPLEAKKVSIAMASFLEPDYILLDDIEYKLNDNGRASVLNALINLMGTISSGFLILDNDPAVLSRLSNYFLVVYRGEVVEEGEEVVFQPYHPYTMDLLSGNVGERNLDGKGCRYSENCKFSSFKCKEEEPKFTSVGKSNVKCFMYPW; encoded by the coding sequence ATGCTTGAGTATTCCTGCGTTACCACTGATAGGCTGAGGTGTTTCAGCCTAAAGCTCTCCAAGGGAGCTAGGGTCGGGGTGCTGGGCCAAAGGGACAGCGGTAAGGAAGACGCGATAAACGTGGCGTTGAGGTTAAAGAAGGCAGTCTCCGGGGACGTGCTTCTGGACGGACAGAGCGTCTTATCCTTAAGCGAAGTCGAAATGAACGAGGTGAGGTGGGCGAGGATTTCTGCGGTATTCTACGATCCATATGCCCCGTTTAACCCAATATACGACGTGGCCTCCCACTTTGCCGAGATAGTCGTGTCCCATGGGCTAGGCGACTACCACGTGGCAGTGGAGTTGGCAAAGGAGTTCCTACGCCTTCTAGGAGGAAAAGAGGAGCTCCTCTATAAGTACCCCCTGGATCTCACACCATTGGAGGCGAAGAAAGTGTCAATAGCCATGGCCTCCTTTTTGGAACCAGACTACATACTCCTCGACGACATAGAGTACAAGCTAAACGACAACGGCAGGGCATCGGTACTGAACGCCTTAATAAACTTGATGGGGACTATTAGCTCTGGTTTCCTTATCTTAGACAATGACCCTGCTGTGTTGTCTAGGCTGTCCAATTACTTCCTAGTCGTGTACAGGGGGGAGGTCGTAGAAGAGGGGGAAGAAGTTGTGTTTCAGCCCTACCACCCCTATACCATGGATCTGCTGAGCGGTAACGTGGGGGAGAGGAACTTGGATGGCAAGGGGTGCAGGTACAGCGAGAACTGCAAGTTCTCCAGCTTCAAGTGCAAAGAGGAGGAACCTAAGTTCACCTCAGTTGGGAAGAGCAATGTAAAGTGTTTCATGTACCCGTGGTGA
- a CDS encoding peptide ABC transporter permease has protein sequence MKLSLLAFLAVVALSLFFSFYNLPYGPPLTPPSPQFPLGTYVNGKNMVNVNAVAVLDTLIFGGMVGVIEVSTALAYGFVSATSGRRRTVMVRFLDAFNSIPRLPFLFALALFYGSSEGTFLRANFFLTALIVALTGWFNYARQVSEKLYFSYSPLLTKIPGEVPLYLLLPQYLPTLEGMGVKFFLPAVIDGISTYTAMGVIAGVGDPNFPTLTTLLNASRLFTYWWLFLVPALFRAIVIVVLYVISDEVSKRYA, from the coding sequence ATGAAGCTCAGCCTATTAGCCTTCCTGGCTGTGGTAGCGTTGTCCCTCTTCTTTTCCTTCTACAACTTACCCTATGGCCCACCTCTTACTCCCCCAAGTCCTCAGTTCCCCCTAGGTACTTACGTCAACGGAAAGAACATGGTAAACGTAAATGCAGTTGCCGTGCTGGACACTCTAATCTTCGGAGGGATGGTGGGGGTAATAGAGGTTTCCACTGCATTAGCCTACGGCTTTGTCTCCGCGACCAGCGGGAGGAGAAGGACGGTAATGGTGAGGTTCTTGGACGCGTTCAACTCCATCCCAAGGCTACCCTTCCTCTTCGCCCTAGCCTTGTTCTACGGCTCTTCTGAGGGCACCTTCCTGAGGGCTAACTTCTTCTTGACTGCCCTAATAGTGGCTTTGACGGGCTGGTTCAACTACGCTAGGCAAGTAAGCGAGAAGTTGTACTTCTCCTATTCCCCGCTTTTGACGAAAATACCCGGAGAAGTTCCCCTCTACCTTCTCCTCCCCCAGTACTTGCCCACGCTGGAGGGAATGGGCGTCAAGTTCTTCCTCCCGGCGGTAATTGACGGTATATCCACCTACACTGCCATGGGAGTTATCGCGGGCGTAGGGGATCCGAACTTCCCCACTCTCACTACCCTGTTAAACGCGTCCAGGCTTTTCACTTACTGGTGGCTCTTCTTAGTGCCGGCGCTCTTTAGGGCAATCGTGATAGTAGTGCTCTACGTTATCTCCGATGAGGTGAGCAAAAGGTATGCTTGA
- a CDS encoding ABC transporter permease has product MALLALGIVSSLFSIQTFPFSVVDYGNSSVAMPPSGWEYQYWAVLSKGYPNSTVITSKGVTQFQGVHPLKLNDTELYIYVVKGYVQPLAYLSVPSIFLIFLGTALGFRGTILLIQERELGELSRGNAVSSSIYKYALKRFSSLVISLVVVVAVVALLETVKEFTPSSELLSLLTFNMGLSKQGVSVDSLILTSLSYSSFLTGISFSPTVYTSSLLVMYAIRKKGFTMSLIQKWKYIGNALASWVIGIALLYAFHYNFPVFPVGSPNGDLLPYLVLPAVSLFFSYIGIFANRVVYTVLSTPPLVTKAKGLSEDIVMYRHVLGNLMVVTLSSISSALVEMLVAEFLIETIFSWPGLGYLLGTSVDAGDIRVVEGVLLIYSTIVLVSNFLADLVYGIADPRVRR; this is encoded by the coding sequence TTGGCTCTACTTGCCTTAGGGATCGTGTCCTCTCTTTTTTCGATACAAACCTTCCCCTTTTCCGTTGTTGACTACGGCAACTCGAGCGTAGCTATGCCACCGTCTGGATGGGAGTATCAGTACTGGGCAGTTCTGAGCAAGGGGTATCCCAACTCGACTGTTATCACGAGCAAAGGCGTAACGCAATTCCAAGGGGTCCACCCGCTTAAACTAAACGACACAGAACTGTACATCTATGTGGTGAAAGGATACGTGCAGCCGCTTGCCTACTTGTCTGTGCCATCTATCTTCCTGATCTTTCTGGGGACTGCCTTGGGTTTCAGGGGTACCATATTGCTGATCCAAGAGAGGGAGCTTGGAGAGCTCTCCAGGGGCAATGCAGTGAGCAGTTCGATTTACAAGTACGCGTTAAAGAGGTTCTCGAGCTTAGTCATTTCCTTGGTCGTAGTGGTTGCAGTTGTTGCGCTCTTGGAGACCGTCAAGGAGTTCACTCCCTCTAGCGAACTCCTTAGCCTCTTAACGTTTAACATGGGCCTCAGCAAACAAGGCGTCAGCGTCGACTCCTTGATCCTCACCTCCCTTTCCTACTCGAGTTTTCTGACCGGAATATCCTTCTCCCCCACGGTTTACACTTCCTCCCTCTTGGTGATGTACGCCATTAGGAAGAAGGGGTTCACAATGAGTTTAATACAAAAGTGGAAGTACATCGGTAACGCCTTAGCCTCGTGGGTCATAGGCATAGCCCTACTCTACGCGTTCCACTACAACTTTCCCGTCTTCCCAGTGGGCTCGCCCAACGGCGACCTATTGCCGTATCTGGTTTTACCAGCTGTGTCCCTCTTCTTTTCGTACATAGGCATCTTCGCCAACAGGGTGGTGTACACTGTCCTCTCAACCCCTCCCTTGGTCACTAAGGCCAAGGGCTTAAGCGAGGACATAGTGATGTACCGCCACGTCCTCGGCAACCTCATGGTAGTCACGCTCTCCTCCATATCCTCTGCCCTAGTCGAGATGTTGGTGGCTGAGTTCCTTATAGAGACCATATTCTCGTGGCCAGGGCTCGGCTACCTGCTAGGGACCAGCGTCGACGCCGGGGACATAAGGGTGGTGGAGGGAGTCCTGTTGATCTACTCCACGATAGTTTTGGTCTCTAACTTCCTCGCAGACCTAGTTTACGGAATAGCCGATCCCAGGGTGAGAAGGTGA
- a CDS encoding plasma-membrane proton-efflux P-type ATPase has product MTDYKKESIDEVLRELGTSPEGLSEEEAKKRLEKYGFNEVKEKKVNPAVKFLKKFWAPVPWMLEVTIVLTYVLGKYLDMYIIAFLLVFNSVVSFIQEHRAENAVELLRQKLSVQARVLRDGKWKLIPAKFLVPGDVVHIRLGDIVPADVKILKGEVSVDQSTLTGESLPVAKDRGNVAYSGSIVRRGEADGVVIATGAKTYFGKTTELVEKARAESHLEKLILNIVKYLIAIDVVLVLALTAYSLISGVSLSDVLPFSLIVLIASVPVALPATFTIAMALGALEMSKKGILVTRLTAAEDAASMDVLNLDKTGTITENRLRIGDPVPWEGFGKEDVVKYAYMASDEASQDPIDNAVITCLRENNVKVERYERVDFRPFDPSTKRTEAVVKLEGKTIRVTKGAPQVIAQLANVNDERYFKVLEDLASRGFRTISVAVGEEEGELKLVGILPLYDRPRKDSKQFMEEIKGLGVKPKMITGDNKLIAREIAKEVGIGESICNIREIKTLREEEQVKKIEECDVFAEVYPEDKYLIVKSLQKTGHIVGMTGDGVNDAPALKQAEVGIAVYNATDVAKASASMVLTHEGLTDIVEAIRSGRKIYQRMLTYTLNKIIKTLQVVLFLTLSFFVVRFFVTTPFDVILLLFLNDFVTMSIATDNVRYSKYPERWDVRKLISASLILAFLVVVESFFTLWVALVQGLHVDEIHTFVFDLLVFSGQLTVYVVRERRSMWSSRPSNFLMSSSVADIVFTVLISWLGILVTPLPLLYVLEVLVVSFAFAVGIDLVKNVSFKTVGI; this is encoded by the coding sequence ATGACTGATTACAAAAAGGAGTCCATTGATGAAGTGCTCAGAGAGCTGGGTACGTCGCCAGAGGGTCTCAGCGAAGAGGAGGCAAAGAAGAGGCTGGAGAAGTACGGCTTTAACGAGGTCAAGGAGAAAAAGGTAAATCCCGCCGTCAAGTTCTTGAAGAAGTTCTGGGCCCCAGTACCTTGGATGCTCGAGGTTACCATAGTTTTAACCTACGTGCTGGGAAAGTACCTAGACATGTACATAATAGCCTTCCTCTTGGTATTCAACTCCGTGGTTTCCTTTATCCAAGAGCATAGGGCAGAGAACGCAGTGGAGTTGCTGAGGCAGAAGCTCAGCGTACAAGCAAGGGTGTTGAGGGATGGTAAGTGGAAGCTGATCCCAGCAAAGTTCCTAGTGCCGGGGGACGTAGTGCACATAAGACTTGGCGACATAGTGCCAGCTGACGTCAAGATATTGAAGGGCGAGGTCTCCGTAGACCAGTCTACACTTACAGGGGAGTCGCTCCCCGTGGCTAAGGACAGGGGGAACGTGGCCTACTCAGGGTCGATAGTGAGGAGAGGAGAGGCAGATGGAGTAGTTATAGCTACTGGTGCTAAGACCTACTTCGGCAAGACAACTGAGCTGGTGGAAAAGGCCAGGGCTGAGTCGCACTTGGAGAAGCTAATACTCAATATAGTTAAGTACCTAATTGCCATAGACGTGGTCTTGGTGCTAGCGTTAACAGCGTACTCCCTCATCTCTGGGGTAAGCTTGTCCGACGTCCTACCCTTTTCACTAATAGTGTTAATAGCCTCCGTCCCAGTTGCCCTACCCGCGACCTTTACCATAGCGATGGCCCTTGGTGCCCTGGAGATGTCAAAGAAGGGGATCCTCGTCACTAGGCTTACCGCCGCTGAAGACGCAGCCTCCATGGACGTGCTTAACTTGGACAAGACTGGGACGATAACCGAGAACAGGCTTAGGATTGGAGACCCAGTCCCCTGGGAGGGCTTTGGCAAGGAAGACGTGGTCAAGTACGCCTATATGGCCTCCGATGAGGCTAGCCAAGACCCAATAGACAACGCCGTGATAACGTGCTTGAGGGAGAACAACGTGAAGGTTGAGCGTTACGAAAGGGTAGACTTTAGGCCCTTTGACCCTTCCACCAAGAGGACTGAGGCGGTAGTGAAATTAGAGGGGAAAACGATTAGGGTGACGAAGGGGGCACCCCAGGTAATAGCCCAACTGGCAAACGTAAACGACGAGAGGTACTTCAAGGTCTTGGAGGACTTGGCCTCCAGGGGGTTTAGAACCATCTCAGTGGCAGTAGGAGAGGAAGAGGGAGAGCTGAAGCTCGTGGGGATCCTTCCGCTCTACGACAGGCCGAGGAAGGACAGTAAGCAGTTCATGGAGGAGATCAAGGGCCTAGGCGTGAAGCCCAAGATGATTACAGGGGACAACAAGCTCATAGCAAGGGAGATAGCGAAGGAGGTGGGGATAGGAGAGAGTATATGTAACATAAGGGAAATAAAGACCCTGAGAGAGGAGGAACAAGTCAAAAAGATAGAAGAGTGCGACGTCTTTGCGGAGGTGTATCCCGAGGACAAGTACCTTATAGTCAAGAGCCTTCAGAAGACAGGCCATATAGTAGGCATGACAGGGGACGGGGTAAATGACGCTCCTGCGCTAAAGCAGGCGGAAGTCGGGATAGCGGTGTACAACGCTACCGACGTGGCCAAGGCCTCTGCTAGTATGGTGTTGACCCACGAGGGGCTCACCGACATAGTGGAGGCTATCAGGTCCGGGAGGAAAATATACCAAAGGATGCTGACTTACACCTTGAATAAGATCATCAAGACCCTCCAAGTTGTCTTGTTCCTCACCCTGTCCTTCTTTGTAGTTAGGTTCTTCGTCACAACGCCCTTTGACGTCATACTCTTGCTCTTCTTGAACGACTTCGTCACTATGTCCATCGCTACAGACAACGTTAGGTACTCCAAGTACCCGGAGAGGTGGGACGTCAGGAAACTCATTTCCGCGTCCCTCATCTTGGCGTTCCTGGTGGTGGTCGAGTCCTTCTTTACGCTGTGGGTAGCGTTAGTACAAGGCCTCCATGTAGACGAGATCCACACGTTTGTGTTCGACCTGCTAGTCTTCAGCGGGCAACTCACTGTCTACGTGGTGAGGGAAAGGAGGAGCATGTGGTCTTCTAGGCCAAGCAATTTCCTAATGTCGTCTAGCGTCGCGGACATTGTCTTTACCGTCCTTATCTCCTGGCTGGGCATTTTGGTCACTCCCCTGCCTTTGCTCTACGTGCTAGAGGTATTGGTAGTCTCGTTTGCTTTTGCCGTGGGGATAGACCTAGTGAAAAACGTATCGTTCAAAACGGTGGGAATATGA
- a CDS encoding SRPBCC family protein: MIEFVVSREIDDPEKVWKVASDVYSIPEFWKGVSKLEVRRVGDHYEGKVRFAFPSTSEVRITVDDSNRVLRIEFLKGIIVGFNEVRVTEREILSHWKVKTSPLIRFLERRNYQHFKLGAEHALERIAKRAKES, translated from the coding sequence GTGATAGAGTTCGTGGTCTCCAGGGAAATAGACGACCCAGAAAAAGTGTGGAAGGTAGCCAGCGACGTCTACTCAATACCCGAGTTCTGGAAGGGAGTCTCGAAGCTCGAAGTGAGGAGAGTAGGCGACCACTACGAGGGGAAGGTGAGGTTTGCCTTCCCCTCAACCTCTGAGGTGAGGATAACGGTAGACGACAGTAACAGGGTATTGAGGATAGAGTTCTTGAAGGGCATAATCGTCGGGTTTAACGAAGTGAGGGTCACAGAAAGGGAGATATTATCCCATTGGAAGGTCAAGACTTCGCCTCTGATTAGGTTCTTGGAGAGGAGGAACTACCAACACTTCAAACTAGGCGCGGAGCACGCCCTAGAGAGGATAGCGAAAAGGGCCAAGGAAAGTTAA
- a CDS encoding M28 family peptidase → MRLARELMGLGEAIHGGDVERRILERLSKVFKDAKKVKVKTKFWEVRREEVYLNGERVRGALMPYTSGCVKGKVGREIKVVRMPSHPFELSQPEGYEGLVIVDNKLRRISLPKPSPIAFSVDREVEGYVELCGEAELKEATSYNLEVTLKEGEDYIVVGAHVDHWLTGFHDNLFSVELALSLRPRLRNHGLKLVFFSSEEGPRCCTGSLQHPKEDTLVMISLDALFPDRVVFSSTPDLWELSSFFKVKRVEMPTPFSDHFPYVMEGYPAMVLYNDDLIPLYHSDADLPVEGDEEYFLKLKASLERAIEFLDSRDREYLDRKFFLYSGLKERRGAIVPKGLTSVFKRA, encoded by the coding sequence GTGAGGCTAGCCAGGGAGCTAATGGGTTTGGGAGAGGCAATACACGGGGGAGACGTGGAGAGGAGGATACTCGAAAGGCTTAGCAAGGTATTTAAGGATGCGAAGAAGGTGAAGGTAAAGACCAAGTTCTGGGAAGTTAGAAGGGAAGAAGTCTACTTGAACGGGGAGAGGGTAAGGGGAGCCCTAATGCCCTACACCTCGGGCTGTGTCAAGGGCAAGGTGGGCAGGGAAATAAAGGTAGTCAGGATGCCATCCCATCCCTTTGAGCTATCTCAGCCAGAGGGTTACGAGGGGCTTGTAATAGTGGACAACAAGCTTAGGAGGATTTCCCTACCAAAGCCTAGTCCAATAGCCTTCTCCGTGGACAGGGAAGTGGAGGGCTACGTGGAGCTCTGCGGAGAGGCGGAGCTCAAGGAGGCGACGTCCTACAACCTAGAGGTGACGTTAAAGGAGGGGGAGGACTACATCGTGGTGGGGGCACACGTAGACCACTGGCTCACTGGCTTCCACGACAACCTCTTTTCCGTGGAGCTGGCCCTTTCCCTTAGGCCTAGGCTGAGGAACCACGGTCTTAAGCTCGTCTTCTTCTCGTCGGAGGAGGGGCCTAGGTGCTGTACTGGTTCACTCCAGCACCCAAAGGAGGACACTTTAGTCATGATCTCCTTAGACGCCCTATTCCCGGACAGGGTCGTTTTCTCCTCAACCCCAGACCTCTGGGAGCTCTCGTCGTTCTTCAAGGTTAAGAGGGTGGAGATGCCGACGCCTTTCTCCGACCATTTCCCTTATGTGATGGAAGGGTACCCTGCAATGGTCTTGTACAACGACGATTTAATTCCGCTTTACCACTCTGACGCTGACTTGCCAGTCGAGGGAGACGAAGAGTACTTCCTCAAGCTAAAGGCGTCCTTGGAGAGGGCCATAGAGTTCCTGGACTCAAGGGACAGGGAATATCTCGACAGGAAGTTCTTCCTCTACTCCGGGCTTAAGGAGAGGAGGGGGGCAATAGTGCCCAAGGGGTTGACTTCAGTCTTTAAAAGGGCGTGA
- a CDS encoding tetratricopeptide repeat protein, with translation MKRNTLANAVELFERYKRTREPELLDSAISILEDLEKKDSGSLNLLGLCYLEKGDARKALEAFNEAYKRAKDEESRGVILLNKAMALMKLRDYQEAYDALKEAISLRTSVKGEAKRLLAKVCLARGGKYVEEAKDILESFEIPNEDLAVAYILLARRGRKEYVKKAIEVSKFLKDDRLLAEALLSSGEEKDVAEALELFRRVGDLRGEARALLVLSKYRPELVYEAASKLEEVEDESQEHLQLLYEVYKRTGVVELLKRAITIAEKLKDPLFLARAYVELSKVENEVENLRLAVKYYEEYVRRAEGK, from the coding sequence GTGAAGAGGAATACCCTTGCCAACGCAGTGGAACTCTTCGAGAGGTACAAGAGGACGAGGGAGCCGGAGCTCTTGGATTCCGCGATATCCATACTCGAGGACCTCGAGAAGAAGGACAGCGGGTCCCTCAACCTCTTAGGGCTTTGCTACTTGGAGAAAGGTGACGCCAGGAAGGCCCTCGAAGCCTTTAACGAGGCCTACAAGAGGGCAAAGGACGAGGAGAGCAGGGGAGTTATACTGCTGAACAAGGCAATGGCACTCATGAAGCTGAGGGATTACCAAGAGGCGTACGACGCCCTAAAGGAAGCCATCTCCTTGAGGACTTCGGTAAAGGGAGAGGCAAAGAGGTTGCTGGCGAAGGTATGCTTAGCCAGGGGAGGGAAGTACGTAGAGGAGGCAAAGGACATACTGGAGAGCTTCGAGATACCAAACGAGGACTTGGCCGTCGCGTACATACTCTTGGCGAGGAGGGGCAGGAAGGAATACGTGAAGAAGGCAATAGAGGTGTCGAAGTTCCTGAAGGACGACCGCCTGTTGGCCGAGGCCCTTCTCTCTTCCGGGGAGGAGAAGGACGTTGCAGAAGCCTTAGAGCTCTTCAGGAGGGTGGGGGACCTCAGGGGAGAGGCCAGGGCCCTCCTCGTACTCTCCAAGTACAGGCCGGAGCTGGTATACGAGGCGGCGTCAAAGCTAGAAGAGGTAGAGGACGAGAGCCAGGAACACCTACAGCTGTTGTACGAGGTGTACAAGAGGACTGGGGTAGTGGAGCTCTTGAAGAGGGCCATAACCATTGCTGAGAAGCTGAAGGACCCGCTCTTCCTAGCCAGGGCCTACGTAGAGCTGTCAAAGGTCGAGAACGAGGTGGAGAACTTGAGGTTGGCAGTAAAGTACTACGAGGAATACGTAAGGAGGGCTGAAGGGAAGTGA